From the genome of candidate division KSB1 bacterium:
GAGGCATAGTTAAGAATTTTAAAACAAACGATTCAAATATTCCAGATGTCGCCTTACTCTCAGCGCTGTAGGATCTTTGATCGAGCTAAAAATTTCTAATGCCCTCGCCGCATAAGACCTGGCTTGAGGAAGATCGCCAAGCTGCTGCATGATCAAGCTCAAATTTGCCAGAACATTTCCTTCTCCCCGATGATCCCCAATTTCCTGCATCAGCGTCAGGGACCTCTTATAGCAATGAAGGGCTTGATCAAAATTCTTAGTCTGGCTATGGATATTACCTAAATTGCTTAGAGCATAAGCTTCACCGCGTCGGTCTCCGATTTCTTGAGCGATAATTATCCGTTTTTCAAGACATTCTCGAGCTTTTTGTGGCTTATTTGATCGGGCGTAACACACGCCCAGATTATTCCAGGCCTGGCCTTCAGAATGACGGTCACCAATCTTCTGGGCGATTTCAAGTTGTTGTTCATGATGGAGGATGGCCTCGGATATATCATTTAGCTCTTGATATAACGTTCCCAAATTACCCAGCACCTGACATTCCCCCTGACGATAGCCTGTTTCTCTGGTGAGCCTGAGAGCCTCAGATAAAAAGCGTAATGCCCGTGGATAATCCTGCTTGCGCTGATAGGCAATTCCCAGATTGCCCAGTGCTATCGCTTCGCCATGATGATCTTTGATCTCACGCGTAATTTCTAACCGCTGCTCAAAACAGGCAACCGCTTGTTCCCAATTGTCTGAATCCAGATAGCAAGTACCAAGATTACTTAGAGACTGACCTTCAGCCGCACGATCCCCTGTCTCCCGAGCAATCATCAATTCTTGTTCATAGCATTTCCGTGCGTGAACCAAATCACTAATCTCGCAATGAGCATTCGCAAGATTCCCTAAAGCGATGCCTTCATCGACGTAGCTATGCGTATGTTTAGCGAATTCCAGAAATTTTTGATAATGTTCCATTGCCTGATAAAACTTGCCCTGGACATAATAATCATTGCCTAAATGATTGTGTGCGTGTCCGATTTCAGAATAAAAATGGTTTTCGCTGGCGAGCGATAAAGTGTATTGATGAATTGAAATGGCCTCGTCAATCTGGCCTAATTTTCGATACACTTCGCCAAGGAGGTTAAGAAAAATGCATTGGTTGGTCCAGTCATTGGTCTGTCGAAAAATTGCTAACGCTTGTTCAATGCTATTGATTGCTTCGTGATTGCGCCCTAAATCAAACTCTGAGGTACCACGATGTCCGTAACACAGCCCTTCGAAATTGCGCCAGCCATAGCTTTGGGAAATCTCAATTGCAGCATCGAGCCATTCGATAATTTTCAAAGGCGGTAGATATCCTTTCAGCAGATAGTAACCTGACGTCGCAAATTGACAGCACAATCTTGCAGCCTCCTTATTTGATTTAGCCTGATTCACGGTCCAGGCCTGACCTGCTTGAATGTTAGCCCATTCCTCTCCCAATAAGTTTAAAGCTGCTATAATTTGGGCTTTTCCCTGTTGATATAATTCATTGGCTTTTGAAAGGAGCGACACATAATAGTTCGCATGTCGTAGCTGTGCTTCATGTAGCCTGTGCATCATCCTTGGTTACCTTTTTAAAAATGTATTGAAAAAATTATGCAGGGATTGTTCGCTTTTAAAAGCATGATCTATGGGATTTGATGCTACTTTTATCCCCTGTGATGATGATTGAATGATTGGCACTTCCTCCAATCGCTACGCTTTTTTCTCCAGAAGCAATGGTTATTGTCCCAGCTCGCTGCCCTGCGGCGACCAATTGCTCAATTTCCTGGGCTAATACGGGATCTGCGCCAAGCAATTTTTCTAATTGTACTCGAAAAGAGATTTGTGCGTCTTGGGCATCAGGTTTTTGGGCGACATCTTTCACCGCCTTTAGCGCGGTGGGACTGGCTTTGAGTTTTTGAAACAGCCTCCCCCAGAGTTGTTTAGCATGATCCCAGGTATCCTCGCCGAATTTATTGATGGCACCTTCGGCGGCTCGTTCACCGACTTGCATCAAGTAAGGCAAAATTGGGGCGAGGAAGGCGGTGATGGTTTGAACCAAAGTCGTTAGTTCCATAGTTTGACCCCATTATTATTATTCCTTCGCTATGCTATTGTCCGTCCAGCACTTCTGGCACTTTTGGGCAAGAATTCAGCTATCTCAAAATGCTATGACCTAAATTTACAAGTTGCGGTTTGGCTGCGCTGAGATTTGATTATCTGAAACTCAATTTTGAAAATAGGGCATTTATTCCTCGCACAACGACCTCGCATGCGCCACCAGCAACGCGTGCATCTGGAATCTGCTACCGACTGGCTCTAATAATCCCCGATTAACCAATTCCCGCACAATGGGGCGGGCATCCTCCACCTGCCAGACAAATTTCATGGCGTTGATGTCAAAGGTGGCTGGTTTGGGAGCAAAGGCACCAAGGTAGGCAAAGCATTCTCGAGTTTGTTCATCCAACCGATCCGTGCTATTTTTAAGCAATGCTGCCACAGTGGGAATGGTTTGCGTTTCGTAGTCGATGCGGTCGGCAGGAGCCTGTTCAGAAAGAATTTTGGCCCCTGTTTCTAATTCTTTCAACAAGTCGGTTACACCCCAGCCCATGTTTGCTTCCATGTGCAGCAGGTGCCCCGCAACTCGGAGCGCTAAAGGCAAGCATTCCAGATGGCGCACCAGTTCCCTGCATTCCGCCTCATGCTGTTCAACCACGCTGGGCGCCAGAATTCGCAACAGTTTTACTGCGTTGTCTTCCGTTAATACTGGCAAATTATAGACCGCTTCTGGTTTTGGAGCCAGGGCATTGGCAACCCCGGCTTCCCGTGTGGTAATTAATAACGCACAGTCTTTGCCTCGTGCCTGTTGAAATGGTGCCGCATGCTCTACCTCCCAGACATCATCCACCAATAATAGCATTCTTTTTTTGCGAAGTAAGGCCGAGAGTTGAGCAGTTGCTTCCTTCAGCGTGGGCGTTTTTAGCAATTCATCGGTTCCCAAGGCTCGGCCCCAGGTGGCTATTTCGGAGAGGAGATGCGGTCTTTGTCCTAACGAAATCCAGAGAACGCCATCAGGAAAAGTTCTTTGAATATCGGGGTCATGCGCCACGGCGGTGGCGACCGTTGTTTTTCCCACTCCAGGCCAGCCACGCAC
Proteins encoded in this window:
- a CDS encoding tetratricopeptide repeat protein, which translates into the protein MMHRLHEAQLRHANYYVSLLSKANELYQQGKAQIIAALNLLGEEWANIQAGQAWTVNQAKSNKEAARLCCQFATSGYYLLKGYLPPLKIIEWLDAAIEISQSYGWRNFEGLCYGHRGTSEFDLGRNHEAINSIEQALAIFRQTNDWTNQCIFLNLLGEVYRKLGQIDEAISIHQYTLSLASENHFYSEIGHAHNHLGNDYYVQGKFYQAMEHYQKFLEFAKHTHSYVDEGIALGNLANAHCEISDLVHARKCYEQELMIARETGDRAAEGQSLSNLGTCYLDSDNWEQAVACFEQRLEITREIKDHHGEAIALGNLGIAYQRKQDYPRALRFLSEALRLTRETGYRQGECQVLGNLGTLYQELNDISEAILHHEQQLEIAQKIGDRHSEGQAWNNLGVCYARSNKPQKARECLEKRIIIAQEIGDRRGEAYALSNLGNIHSQTKNFDQALHCYKRSLTLMQEIGDHRGEGNVLANLSLIMQQLGDLPQARSYAARALEIFSSIKDPTALRVRRHLEYLNRLF
- a CDS encoding NB-ARC domain-containing protein, with the protein product MFNTTAVKSALERLAEGTGTSKDKQLVLDALNQNKITFASGERSLAIGGNVTDAVIVVGNDNIIFKGDAADTLRDALATFFAPKPGCAPPVPDLVIGREEALNDLKRRLGVYKTSGEFTEMQVLTTVRGWPGVGKTTVATAVAHDPDIQRTFPDGVLWISLGQRPHLLSEIATWGRALGTDELLKTPTLKEATAQLSALLRKKRMLLLVDDVWEVEHAAPFQQARGKDCALLITTREAGVANALAPKPEAVYNLPVLTEDNAVKLLRILAPSVVEQHEAECRELVRHLECLPLALRVAGHLLHMEANMGWGVTDLLKELETGAKILSEQAPADRIDYETQTIPTVAALLKNSTDRLDEQTRECFAYLGAFAPKPATFDINAMKFVWQVEDARPIVRELVNRGLLEPVGSRFQMHALLVAHARSLCEE